One Rhinoderma darwinii isolate aRhiDar2 chromosome 6, aRhiDar2.hap1, whole genome shotgun sequence DNA window includes the following coding sequences:
- the LOC142656148 gene encoding CD63 antigen-like, whose protein sequence is MKPESPDKLVCIKAGLFCVILFFWVTGVVLICVGASVQMKLSDVSIVVAETSSGAPMVLTIVGMIIFFLSGFGAVAAIKENHVLIKIFTGIMLLVFAVEIIVGMSAYSYRDKLQRNVLNGFLRVLNKYGAEKQITRGVDGVQQEFQCCGAQNFTDWFNVSSGLFRDSVPSSCCRIVQQKCGEDAVEHSERLYQEGCVLKMKTWIAEHFDVIGAVGVGLGFTQILGIVLSCLLVKILQENYVSM, encoded by the exons ATGAAGCCAGAATCCCCGGACAAGCTCGTGTGTATCAAGGCCGGACTCTTCTGCGTCATCCTGTTCTTCTGG GTGACCGGCGTTGTGCTGATTTGTGTCGGAGCCTCAGTACAGATGAAGTTGTCGGATGTTTCCATTGTTGTGGCGGAGACCTCGTCCGGAGCCCCCATGGTCCTGACTATTGTGGGAATGATCATCTTTTTCCTGTCCGGTTTTGGAGCTGTGGCTGCAATCAAGGAAAACCACGTCCTGATCAAAATT TTCACAGGGATTATGCTTTTGGTTTTCGCTGTGGAGATTATAGTTGGGATGTCGGCCTATTCCTACAGAGACAAG CTGCAACGTAATGTGCTGAATGGATTTCTGAGGGTGCTGAACAAGTACGGGGCGGAGAAGCAGATCACCCGAGGGGTGGACGGGGTGCAGCAGGAG TTCCAGTGCTGTGGAGCGCAGAATTTTACGGACTGGTTTAACGTCTCCTCCGGACTCTTTCGTGACTCGGTTCCCAGCAGTTGTTGCAGGATCGTTCAGCAGAAGTGTGGGGAGGACGCCGTGGAGCACAGCGAGAGGCTGTACCAAGAG GGCTGCGTGCTGAAGATGAAGACGTGGATAGCTGAACACTTTGACGTTATTGGCGCAGTGGGCGTCGGTCTGGGGTTCACACAG ATTCTCGGGATCGTGCTCTCCTGTCTGCTCGTGAAGATCTTGCAGGAGAATTATGTGTCCATGTGA